A window from Argopecten irradians isolate NY chromosome 3, Ai_NY, whole genome shotgun sequence encodes these proteins:
- the LOC138318051 gene encoding endoplasmic reticulum membrane-associated RNA degradation protein-like isoform X2: MDRCTRGTGRVFSYALFTQRQRKCGPHVGDVGCDFCVGAIPWRCYKKREDLRQYLLQGHLEAKVQVYLTRGSQCPSLLKDLLLTPELTQIFGPTAIQTIRIVLGPPTSLNLRNVVWHGFPAPGEIPQRYTWFLLLLVPSLGSLLEKDFNIIHRPYTDFPQLAVYQSNFSEARVPDKSEIMKLFESSSIISRTLLPVWSTALDWYHKGKYGYFALLILPQLEHAMRVLFSIVNQCPERVLTAETTTLYTTFDEILDPYLPNGQKNVVAAHLGENCMDLLLDILEYPAGPRVRDRLGHGEVDLGSFPQTLATVILGTALYVTTRRETSPINFPKPFGSLDGYQSLFHPVALVKQMITSVTNKVAGLNGQIHYTFQLEPRTTFHYTELCREEHPVLVTMTTEMESLVESICERWKDDCVTKHNVISGLLQPMEDGQRFMSKVLTKKIGTLYRFNKAVATVDGIKPVATGQTVGQSEPSLDKARSIKDESKPTKNGTIQNLDQAVSMDVVNSSHNKGTVSKDGESSQVDSGKQSEVVGLLQRILGECWTVVSQIERAVSDRQTQLGMDKLRPRQEESLRKLINSCPCFHICLHFTVFVTMWQIYSLDTTPSNWTARVRFLKGVLQCNEKLRVYTGVDKCKWIEATDLGIGLIDKVKHYLAKS; encoded by the exons GTGTATCTCACTAGAGGATCTCAGTGTCCATCTCTGCTGAAGGATCTCTTACTTACTCCGGAACTTACACAGATATTTGGACCAACAGCA ATACAAACAATACGTATTGTATTAGGGCCTCCTACATCTCTAAACCTGCGGAATGTGGTATGGCATGGCTTCCCCGCTCCTGGTGAAATACCCCAAAG GTACACTTGGTTCTTATTACTACTTGTACCAAGTCTAGGATCTTTACTGGAGAAAGACTTCAACATTATACACAGACCATATACAGACTTTCCACAGCTAGCAGTCTACCAATCAAACTTCTCAG AGGCCAGAGTTCCAGACAAATCGGAGATAATGAAGTTGTTTGAATCGTCCAGCATTATTTCCAGAACATTGTTACCTGTATGGTCCACTGCATTAGACTGGTACCATAAAGGAAA atATGGGTACTTTGCTTTATTGATACTTCCACAACTAGAACATGCTATGAGAGTCCTGTTCTCCATAGTTAACCAATGTCCAGAGAGAGTTCTCACAGCTGAG ACAACCACACTTTACACGACCTTTGATGAG ATTTTAGATCCTTATCTCCCCAATGGCCAGAAAAATGTAGTTGCAGCTCATTTAGGAGAAAACTGTATG GACCTACTACTGGACATACTAGAATACCCGGCCGGCCCCAGGGTACGGGACAGACTGGGCCACGGGGAGGTGGATCTTGGATCATTTCCTCAAACACTAGCTACAGTTATTTTGGGTACAGCATTGTACGTCACCACCAGAAGGGAGACTAGTCCG ATAAACTTTCCTAAACCTTTTGGATCACTGGATGGTTACCAGTCTCTGTTTCATCCTGTGGCTTTGGTCAAACAGATG ATTACCAGTGTTACAAACAAAGTGGCTGGCTTAAATGGCCAGATTCATTACACTTTCCAACTGGAACCCAG AACGACATTCCACTACACAGAATTGTGTAGAGAGGAACACCCTGTCCTGGTAACCATGACAACGGAGATGGAGAGTCTGGTAGAATCTATTTGTGAGAGATGGAAAGACGACTGTGTTACTAAACACAATGTCATCAGCGG ATTGCTACAGCCAATGGAAGATGGTCAAAGATTTATGTCAAAAGTTCTTACTAAGAAGATAGGTACATTATACAGATTTAATAAAGCTGTTGCCACCGTAGATGGAATAAAACCAGTTGCCACTGGTCAAACAGTAGGTCAGTCCGAACCCAGTTTAGACAAAGCCAGATCCATTAAAGATGAATCAAAACCCACCAAAAATGGCACCATTCAAAATTTAGATCAGGCTGTATCAATGGATGTGGTTAACTCCAGCCACAATAAAGGGACAGTTTCCAAAGATGGAGAAAGTTCTCAAGTGGACAGTGGAAAACAGAGTGAGGTGGTCGGTCTGTTACAAAGGATCCTGGGAGAATGCTGGACAGTGGTCAGTCAAATTGAACGGGCTGTGAGTGACCGACAGACACAATTAGGGATGGATAAACTCCGGCCAAGACAGGAAGAGAGTCTACGGAAACTGATCAACAG TTGTCCCTGTTTCCACATCTGCCTACATTTTACTGTGTTTGTAACCATGTGGCAAATCTACTCCCTGGATACTACACCAAGCAACTGGACAGCCAGAGTCAG GTTTTTAAAAGGAGTTCTTCAGTGTAATGAGAAGTTGAGGGTTTACACTGGTGTTGATAAGTGTAAATGGATAGAAGCCACAGATCTTGGTATTGGACTTATAGACAAAGTCAAACATTACCTAGCCAAGTCATGA
- the LOC138318050 gene encoding uncharacterized protein translates to MSLVKLVSAQPIAFGKNALLQKRYENQCSHLAHEHRATQRKIQGTEEQCVVSAYGLLMEAEKYEQEKIDRGEIKYDRSTGRYSAKPPQPKTRRPLQKVRPMTAGHGASTPRVQVDNNRPSTASASLGKQSASVISMIEIDNEPMIETQMSHEKRNTPITSTPRPTVQQQLTANVNSTELKSNSHTQRTSDLHVIIPKNPVTTQNNSPNNASLIRPQERDSRLLTDGSTFRPSSRLTSTQEVSKSDKGLQNGKIRRPRTADDFRRKCDENEMTTYWNKRVTKLIKRWNLEDMSDPFLTSESMPHSDETFHQEPPSPVLEPPSRTQEPETDATLKTKKFIQTYGSHFRSLLRPNSAPFGTESKTRRRPVQVTRQELKSIKADISRRRKQTNAILKKSKRLRNHIQTLADWKYDG, encoded by the coding sequence ATGTCTCTGGTGAAATTAGTATCTGCCCAGCCGATCGCATTCGGCAAGAATGCTCTACTGCAGAAGCGCTATGAAAACCAGTGTTCACACCTGGCTCACGAACATCGGGCCACTCAGCGGAAGATCCAGGGTACAGAGGAACAATGTGTGGTTTCCGCCTACGGTCTGTTAATGGAAGCGGAAAAGTACGAGCAAGAAAAAATAGACAGGGGAGAAATCAAGTATGATAGATCCACAGGCAGATACTCAGCTAAGCCTCCACAGCCAAAGACGCGCCGTCCTCTACAGAAAGTACGGCCAATGACGGCAGGTCACGGGGCGAGTACACCGCGGGTCCAGGTGGACAATAACAGGCCTTCTACTGCGAGTGCCAGTCTAGGCAAACAGAGTGCTTCTGTGATATCCATGATAGAAATTGACAATGAACCAATGATAGAAACCCAAATGTCTCACGAAAAAAGAAACACTCCAATAACAAGTACACCAAGACCGACTGTTCAACAACAACTGACTGCAAATGTGAACTCGACCGAATTAAAGTCTAATTCTCATACACAAAGGACCTCGGATCTTCATGTAATCATCCCTAAAAATCCAgtaacaacacaaaataatagcCCAAATAATGCCTCACTAATTCGGCCTCAGGAACGAGATAGCAGACTTTTGACGGACGGTTCTACATTCCGGCCATCATCCAGACTAACCTCTACTCAGGAAGTCAGTAAAAGTGACAAGGGTTTGCAAAATGGCAAGATACGTCGTCCGCGTACGGCGGATGACTTCCGCCGAAAGTGTGATGAGAACGAGATGACAACATACTGGAACAAACGCGTCACAAAGCTAATTAAAAGATGGAATTTAGAGGACATGTCAGATCCTTTTCTGACGAGTGAAAGCATGCCTCATAGTGATGAAACCTTTCATCAAGAGCCTCCTTCTCCGGTTCTTGAGCCACCGAGTCGTACGCAAGAACCGGAAACGGACGCGACCTTAAAGACAAAGAAATTTATCCAGACGTATGGTAGTCATTTCCGGTCGTTGCTCCGCCCAAATTCGGCGCCTTTTGGTACAGAAAGTAAGACCAGGCGCCGGCCGGTTCAGGTAACGCGACAAGAACTGAAAAGCATCAAAGCAGATATATCACGTAGGCgcaaacaaacaaatgcaatactAAAGAAAAGTAAGCGTCTTCGAAATCATATACAAACACTTGCCGACTGGAAATATGACGggtaa
- the LOC138318052 gene encoding uncharacterized protein, whose protein sequence is MPVKHLSLRALNQGVNNRNAKVLRRYEDSCKSFEKDYHTAMRGHRAILADDLQFAYYLLKQMERYEDEKLTKRNVVVRCSHKIPNLKINISRPTSRLVPDCPLTDRPVGNREKREDVIPTVRPLTAPAAGRSLTTVTKKNDTRRYNQVKNKAGRKARGKPARSRSAPVPSHQEGDEDDEPVPPTPLARFTRTYEYNRKVLLCRSRQEELRLERIREAEDGSEDESNYDDLKEDDFEIEEEDSHETRKHDYWMWKIDVLFEKWRRNDRELDDDDIYSLYEEDLDEEIFDDNQIQSYIKPGIRQINTTGRTQLVSFTKNKVLKYRWAFAGERFNKGADDTRKNRRKFVTAELSSKERQKIREEAETKCRRLKRMVQESDYLRNEVYLMAPFYKTKQALIAKVAAKQPALFQ, encoded by the coding sequence ATGCCAGTCAAACATCTTTCTCTGCGTGCACTGAATCAGGGTGTGAACAACCGGAATGCCAAGGTTCTGAGGAGATATGAGGATAGCTGTAAGAGTTTTGAAAAAGACTACCATACAGCCATGCGAGGCCATAGGGCAATATTGGCTGATGACCTCCAATTTGCATACTATCTTCTCAAACAAATGGAAAGATACGAAGACGAGAAACTTACCAAACGAAACGTAGTAGTCAGGTGTTCACACAAAATACCGAATCTTAAGATCAACATCAGTCGGCCAACGTCGAGGTTGGTGCCAGACTGTCCACTGACCGACAGACCTGTCGGAAATAGAGAGAAACGTGAGGATGTTATTCCCACTGTACGCCCACTTACGGCTCCTGCCGCCGGAAGATCTTTGACAACCGTAACGAAGAAGAATGACACAAGGAGATACAACCAGGTAAAGAATAAGGCTGGGAGGAAAGCACGCGGGAAACCAGCTCGGTCTCGATCAGCACCAGTACCTTCTCATCAAGAGGGTGACGAAGACGATGAACCGGTTCCACCAACGCCTTTGGCAAGATTCACTCGTACGTACGAATATAACCGGAAAGTACTGCTCTGTCGCAGTCGACAAGAGGAACTTAGATTGGAAAGGATAAGAGAAGCAGAAGACGGCAGTGAAGACGAAAGTAACTATGACGATTTAAAAGAGGATGACTTTGAAATCGAGGAAGAGGATAGTCACGAAACAAGAAAACATGACTATTGGATGTGGAAAATTGACGTTCTTTTCGAAAAATGGCGACGAAACGACAGAGAattagatgatgatgatatttataGCTTGTATGAGGAGGATTTAGATGAAGAAATATTCGATGATAATCAAATACAATCTTACATTAAACCTGGGATACGACAAATAAATACAACAGGGCGTACCCAGTTAGTCAGTTTCACCAAGAACAAAGTACTCAAGTACCGTTGGGCATTCGCTGGGGAACGTTTTAATAAAGGGGCAGACGACACCCGTAAAAATAGGCGCAAATTCGTTACTGCTGAACTCAGTAGCAAAGAGAGACAGAAAATACGGGAAGAAGCCGAGACGAAATGTCGAAGACTGAAAAGAATGGTCCAGGAAAGCGACTACCTTCGGAATGAAGTATACTTGATGGCGCCATTTTACAAAACGAAACAAGCCCTTATTGCCAAGGTTGCTGCAAAACAGCCGGCGTTGTTTCAATGA